A single window of Vigna unguiculata cultivar IT97K-499-35 chromosome 1, ASM411807v1, whole genome shotgun sequence DNA harbors:
- the LOC114190976 gene encoding syntaxin-121-like has protein sequence MQDLLSTTSSCPSNRFPPSSGHSVIEMAGGDDDDDGATSLVTYFGNVEAITEELNEVERLKQNLKRSHEKGKTLHNGKAVKDLRFAMEADVALALQTAKLIRFKLETLERANANHRSLPGCGPGSSSDRSRTSVVISLRKKLKNSLDGFNELRQQINAEHRETVQRQYFTVTGKNPDDETLDLLISSGESENLVEIAIEQGRGRIEECINEIKERHNGMKELEMNLKELHQVFLDMAVLIQSQGEQLDDIENQVARANSFVRNGTRNLESARKEQKNHRKWGCCAIILLLAIVLFVVLFFVRPWQK, from the exons ATGCAGGACTTGTTGTCCACCACCTCCTCCTGCCCCAGCAACCGGTTTCCGCCATCGTCCGGTCACAGTGTCATCGAGATGGCAGGCGGCGACGACGACGACGACGGAGCAACGAGCCTGGTCACGTACTTCGGCAACGTGGAAGCAATAACGGAAGAGCTGAACGAGGTGGAGCGGTTGAAGCAGAATCTGAAGAGGTCTCACGAAAAAGGCAAGACCCTTCACAATGGTAAAGCCGTGAAGGACCTTCGCTTCGCCATGGAAGCTGACGTGGCACTCGCTCTGCAGACCGCGAAGCTCATCAGGTTCAAGTTGGAGACGCTCGAACGCGCCAACGCCAACCACCGGAGCCTCCCCGGTTGTGGACCGGGTTCGTCCTCCGACCGGTCCCGAACCTCCGTGGTGATCTCCCTGAGGAAGAAGCTGAAGAACTCCTTGGACGGCTTCAATGAACTGCGTCAACAGATAAACGCAGAACACCGTGAAACCGTCCAACGCCAATATTTCACTGTCACCGGCAAAAATCCCGACGACGAAACCCTCGACCTCTTGATCTCTTCCG GTGAGAGTGAGAATTTAGTAGAAATAGCGATTGAGCAGGGTAGGGGAAGAATTGAGGAGTgcattaatgaaataaaagagagGCATAATGGGATGAAAGAGTTGGAGATGAATCTGAAGGAGTTGCATCAGGTGTTCCTTGACATGGCAGTGCTGATTCAATCTCAAGGGGAGCAATTGGATGATATAGAGAATCAAGTGGCAAGAGCAAACTCCTTCGTCAGGAATGGGACTCGGAATCTGGAAAGTGCAAGGAAGGAGCAGAAAAACCACCGCAAATGGGGCTGCTGTGCTATTATCCTTCTTCTAGCAATTGTGTTGTTCGTTGTGCTCTTTTTTGTCAGGCCATGGCAAAAGTAA
- the LOC114164445 gene encoding syntaxin-121-like has protein sequence MNDLLSSLFWKGKQQQQQQQEQEGQHVIEITQGGMDMDKFFKEVESVKEELKELERLHLSLRASNQNGKALHSPKGVRELRSRMDLDVALALTKAKLVKTRLEALHRANQATLSLPDCGPGSYSHRTRIALVGALTKNLKHSMDSFNKLREQISYEYRDTVQRRYYAVTGENPDPETIDLLISTGESESFLQKAIQQQGRATIMDTIQEIQERHGTVKEIERSLHELHQVFLDMAVLVQHQGEHLDDIESHMALASSSVIKGVHHLQVVKNHQKNTRNFTCFAILLFIIVLVIVLPIVFRS, from the exons ATGAACGACTTGCTATCGAGTTTGTTCTGGAAGGGaaagcagcagcagcagcagcagcaagaACAAGAAGGGCAGCACGTGATCGAAATAACACAAGGTGGCATGGACATGGACAAGTTCTTCAAAGAAGTGGAATCGGTGAAGGAAGAACTGAAGGAGCTAGAGCGTCTCCACCTAAGTCTCCGTGCCTCAAACCAAAACGGAAAAGCGCTTCACAGCCCTAAGGGCGTTAGGGAGCTTCGATCTCGCATGGACCTGGACGTGGCTCTTGCTCTCACCAAAGCCAAGCTTGTGAAGACTCGCTTGGAGGCTCTCCACCGCGCCAACCAAGCCACCCTCTCCTTGCCCGACTGCGGACCCGGTTCCTACTCCCACCGGACCCGAATCGCGCTGGTCGGAGCCTTGACCAAGAATCTCAAACACTCCATGGACAGTTTCAATAAGCTGAGAGAGCAGATATCGTACGAGTACCGAGACACCGTGCAACGTAGATATTACGCTGTCACCGGAGAGAACCCTGATCCTGAAACCATTGATCTCCTCATCTCTACGG GTGAGAGTGAAAGTTTCTTACAGAAAGCCATCCAACAGCAAGGGAGAGCCACCATAATGGACACCATCCAAGAGATTCAGGAGAGACATGGCACGGTAAAAGAGATAGAGAGAAGTCTACATGAGCTGCACCAAGTGTTCTTGGACATGGCGGTGCTGGTCCAACATCAGGGTGAACACTTGGATGACATAGAGAGCCACATGGCGCTTGCAAGTTCCTCCGTCATCAAAGGCGTGCATCATTTGCAGGTTGTGAAGAATCATCAGAAGAACACCCGTAACTTCACCTGTTTCGCCATACTCCTCTTCATTATCGTTTTGGTCATAGTTCTCCCCATTGTTTTCAGAAGTTGA
- the LOC114175783 gene encoding putative deoxyribonuclease TATDN1, with the protein MAGIRMIDIAVNFTDGMFKGIYHGKQCHVSDIATVLNRAWAAGVTRIIVTGGSLEESREALAIAETDGRLFCTVGVHPTRCKEFEESGDPEKHFQALLSLAKDGIQKGKVVAIGECGLDYDRLHFCPAEIQKKYFEKQFELAYITKLPMFLHMREAAADFCEIVEKNKDRFTAGVTHSFTGSMDDSIKLLSFDKMYIGINGCSLKTTENLDVVKGIPIERMMIETDSPYCEIKNTHAGIGFVKSTWPSKKKEKYDPECIVKGRNEPCLVKQVLEVVAGCKGINDVANLSRTIYHNTCRIFFPHDLDSAADALLAGGNSS; encoded by the exons ATGGCAGGCATTCGAATGATAG ATATAGCCGTCAATTTCACCG ACGGCATGTTCAAGGGAATATACCATGGCAAGCAATGTCACGTCTCCGATATTGCAACCGTTTTGAACAGGGCTTGGGCTGCTGGTGTTACCCGAATTATT GTAACTGGTGGGTCTCTTGAAGAATCAAGGGAAGCGCTCGCTATTGCAGAAACAGATG GAAGACTTTTCTGCACCGTTGGTGTGCATCCAACACGATGCAAG GAATTTGAGGAGAGTGGAGATCCAGAAAAGCATTTTCAAGCTCTTTTGTCCTTGGCTAAAGACGGAATTCAGAAAGGAAAG GTGGTTGCTATTGGAGAATGTGGATTGGACTATGATAGGCTTCATTTTTGCCCAGCAGAGATTCAAAAGAA GTATTTCGAGAAGCAATTTGAATTAGCATATATCACAAAACTGCCTATGTTTTTGCACATGCGAGAAGCTGCTGCAGATTTCTGTGAAATAGTGGAGAAAAATAAGGACAG GTTCACCGCCGGAGTCACCCATTCATTTACTGGTAGTATGGATGATAGCATTAAGCTTCTCTCATTTGATAAAATGTATATAG GCATAAATGGGTGCTCTCTGAAGACAACTGAGAACCTTGATGTTGTTAAGGGTATACCTATTGAGAGAATGATGATTGAGACAGACTCACCATACTGTGAAATCAAGAATACTCATGCAGGAATTGGTTTTGTTAAATCTACATGGCCTTCTAAGAAGAAAGAGAAGTATGATCCGGAGTGCATTGTTAAAGGCCGTAATGAACCTTGTTTAGTTAA GCAAGTTCTTGAAGTTGTCGCTGGCTGTAAAGGCATCAATGACGTGGCTAACCTCAGCAGAACAATATACCATAACACTTGCAG GATTTTTTTCCCTCATGACTTGGATTCTGCAGCTGATGCTCTACTAGCTGGCGGCAATTCTTCTTAA
- the LOC114178593 gene encoding 33 kDa ribonucleoprotein, chloroplastic isoform X1, which yields MAAAASFSSSICNRIYNLSLTHSSISRTSNFPQRPIFQKPLNLNHKSQNFSLSFLPLHRLSPPSATFDGSEVGQDITESRQDEPVTETSEKTEQEAEQKVSDSNDNEAGRLYIGNLPYSITNSQLEELFGEAGTVLSVEIVYDRVTSRSRGFAFVTMASVEDAKEAIRMFDGSQVGGRTAKVNFPEVPKGGERLVMAARVRNNNRGFVDSPYKIYCGNLGWGVNSQSLREAFAEQPGVLSAKVVYEKDSGRSRGFGFVSFTTAESAAAALDFMNGLEVQGRPLRLNMAETRTASSPPVIGEDSGINVESSELVSSART from the exons ATGGCTGCTGCAGCTTCTTTTTCCTCTTCTATCTGCAACAGAATATACAACCTTTCCCTCACCCACTCTTCCATTTCACGCACCTCCAACTTCCCTCAGAGACCCATTTTCCAAAAACCACTCAATCTTAACCACAAGTCCCAAAATTTCAGTCTTTCATTTCTCCCACTTCATCGTCTGTCCCCACCGTCCGCCACCTTCGATGGGTCGGAAGTGGGTCAAGACATCACAGAGTCCCGACAAGACGAACCGGTAACAGAAACCTCTGAAAAAACAGAACAAGAGGCAGAGCAAAAGGTTTCAGACTCGAACGATAACGAGGCCGGGAGGCTCTATATTGGAAACTTGCCATATTCAATTACTAATTCCCAATTGGAAGAGCTCTTTGGAGAAGCTGGCACCGTGCTGTCTGTTGAG ATTGTGTATGATCGTGTCACGAGTAGAAGCAGGGGATTCGCATTTGTTACAATGGCAAGCGTAGAAGATGCTAAAGAGGCAATTCGAATGTTTGATGGCTCT CAAGTTGGTGGTAGGACTGCAAAGGTGAACTTCCCAGAGGTACCGAAAGGTGGGGAAAGATTGGTAATGGCGGCAAGAGTGAGGAACAACAACAGAGGCTTTGTAGACAGCCCTTACAAGATATATTGTGGAAACCTTGGGTGGGGAGTGAACTCACAGAGTCTTAGAGAAGCTTTTGCTGAGCAGCCAGGTGTATTGAGTGCCAAGGTCGTCTATGAGAAGGACAGTGGAAGATCTCGAGGTTTCGGCTTTGTTTCTTTTACCACTGCCGAGTCTGCAGCAGCTGCCTTGGACTTCATGAATGGTCTG GAAGTACAAGGTCGCCCTTTGCGGTTGAATATGGCTGAAACTAGGACAGCATCATCTCCACCAGTAATCGGGGAAGATTCAGGAATCAATGTTGAAAGCTCGGAATTGGTCTCGAGTGCCAGAACATAA
- the LOC114178593 gene encoding 33 kDa ribonucleoprotein, chloroplastic isoform X2 has protein sequence MAAAASFSSSICNRIYNLSLTHSSISRTSNFPQRPIFQKPLNLNHKSQNFSLSFLPLHRLSPPSATFDGSEVGQDITESRQDEPVTETSEKTEQEAEQKVSDSNDNEAGRLYIGNLPYSITNSQLEELFGEAGTVLSVEIVYDRVTSRSRGFAFVTMASVEDAKEAIRMFDGSQVGGRTAKVNFPEVPKGGERLVMAARVRNNNRGFVDSPYKIYCGNLGWGVNSQSLREAFAEQPGVLSAKVVYEKDSGRSRGFGFVSFTTAESAAAALDFMNGSTRSPFAVEYG, from the exons ATGGCTGCTGCAGCTTCTTTTTCCTCTTCTATCTGCAACAGAATATACAACCTTTCCCTCACCCACTCTTCCATTTCACGCACCTCCAACTTCCCTCAGAGACCCATTTTCCAAAAACCACTCAATCTTAACCACAAGTCCCAAAATTTCAGTCTTTCATTTCTCCCACTTCATCGTCTGTCCCCACCGTCCGCCACCTTCGATGGGTCGGAAGTGGGTCAAGACATCACAGAGTCCCGACAAGACGAACCGGTAACAGAAACCTCTGAAAAAACAGAACAAGAGGCAGAGCAAAAGGTTTCAGACTCGAACGATAACGAGGCCGGGAGGCTCTATATTGGAAACTTGCCATATTCAATTACTAATTCCCAATTGGAAGAGCTCTTTGGAGAAGCTGGCACCGTGCTGTCTGTTGAG ATTGTGTATGATCGTGTCACGAGTAGAAGCAGGGGATTCGCATTTGTTACAATGGCAAGCGTAGAAGATGCTAAAGAGGCAATTCGAATGTTTGATGGCTCT CAAGTTGGTGGTAGGACTGCAAAGGTGAACTTCCCAGAGGTACCGAAAGGTGGGGAAAGATTGGTAATGGCGGCAAGAGTGAGGAACAACAACAGAGGCTTTGTAGACAGCCCTTACAAGATATATTGTGGAAACCTTGGGTGGGGAGTGAACTCACAGAGTCTTAGAGAAGCTTTTGCTGAGCAGCCAGGTGTATTGAGTGCCAAGGTCGTCTATGAGAAGGACAGTGGAAGATCTCGAGGTTTCGGCTTTGTTTCTTTTACCACTGCCGAGTCTGCAGCAGCTGCCTTGGACTTCATGAATG GAAGTACAAGGTCGCCCTTTGCGGTTGAATATGGCTGA
- the LOC114178583 gene encoding LOW QUALITY PROTEIN: nuclear transcription factor Y subunit A-10-like (The sequence of the model RefSeq protein was modified relative to this genomic sequence to represent the inferred CDS: inserted 1 base in 1 codon), translating to MAMQTVYLKEHEGNAANFVGALSSAGSGPWWGGFGSQGVHXGESCGQMKPFSLELPNCINHHAANKPSARGAEQVLGKGHTTQFTIFPDDCKMSDDAQTLQTTISLQPSLADSHSRFEIGFSQPMICAKYPYTDQFYGLFSAYAPQISGRIMLPLNMTSDDGPIYVNAKQYHGIIRRRQSRAKAVLHHKLTKRRKPYMHESRHLHAMRRPRGCGGRFLNTRKSGNGNGKTDNEVHETVGEQFHSGGSQSSEFLQSEAGTLNSSKETNGSSPNISGSEVTSMYSHRFSLNHFGSSVHTLVDMIDGGRGMIIPPKWAAAAGNCCNLKV from the exons ATGGCGATGCAAACTGTTTATCTGAAAGAACATGAAGGAAATGCCGCGAATTTTGTGGGGGCCTTGTCATCTGCAGGTTCAGGACCCTGGTGGGGTGGTTTTGGATCTCAAGGTGTTC GGGGTGAGTCTTGTGGCCAAATGAAACCCTTTTCATTGGAGCTTCCGAACTGCATAAACCATCATGCTGCCAATAAGCCTTCTGCAAGAGGAGCTGAACAAGTGTTGGGCAAAGGACACACAACTCAGTTTACCATCTTTCCAG ATGATTGTAAAATGTCAGATGATGCGCAAACGCTTCAGACAACCATATCACTGCAGCCATCACTAGCTGACTCTCACTCTCGTTTTGAGATAGGATTTAGTCAGCCCATG ATATGTGCAAAATATCCTTATACGGATCAATTTTATGGGCTCTTCTCAGCTTATGCACCTCAAATTTCG GGACGTATAATGCTGCCACTTAACATGACATCTGATGATGGACCAATTTACGTAAATGCTAAGCAGTACCATGGAATCATTAGGCGTAGGCAGTCCCGTGCCAAAGCTGTACTTCATCACAAATTGACTAAACGTCGCAAG CCTTATATGCATGAATCACGCCATCTCCATGCAATGCGGCGACCAAGAGGATGTGGAGGTCGCTTCTTGAACACCAGGAAATCTGGTAATGGAAATGGCAAAACTGACAATGAAGTGCATGAAACTGTTGGTGAACAATTTCATTCCGGTGGTTCTCAGAGTTCTGAATTCCTTCAGTCTGAGGCTGGAACTTTGAATTCATCAAAAGAGACTAATGGCAGCAGTCCAAATATTTCTGGCTCAGAAGTGACTAGCATGTATTCGCACAGATTTTCCCTCAATCATTTTGGATCTTCTGTCCACACTCTTGTAGACATGATAGATGGTGGGCGTGGAATGATCATACCCCCCAAATGGGCTGCAGCAGCAGGAAACTGCTGCAACCTTAAAGTCtga